A genomic stretch from Clostridia bacterium includes:
- a CDS encoding electron transfer flavoprotein subunit beta/FixA family protein, with protein MKTVVCIKQVPSAADAKIDPETKRIIREGGKAVLNPFDLYAVEEAIRIKERAGGEVIALSMGPESAANALTEALSMGADDAVLLCDRAFAGSDTWATSYALSKAIEKIGGVDLVICGKQAIDGDTAQVGPGIASKLGMMQAANVFCVDDVSAECVTVKRMNERGYDVLRLKLPALITVVKDINFPRIPTLKNARAARRKEIPLLKPADIGADPDKLGLAASPTRVVKTAPPAVREGETLNIAGDPKDAAAALVTELCGRGLL; from the coding sequence ATGAAAACAGTTGTGTGCATAAAACAGGTGCCGTCCGCCGCCGACGCGAAAATCGACCCGGAAACGAAGCGTATCATACGCGAAGGCGGGAAAGCGGTGCTCAACCCGTTCGATCTCTACGCCGTAGAAGAGGCGATCCGTATAAAAGAACGCGCGGGCGGAGAAGTGATCGCGCTGTCGATGGGGCCGGAAAGCGCCGCAAACGCGCTGACGGAAGCGCTGTCGATGGGCGCCGACGACGCCGTGCTGCTTTGCGACAGAGCGTTCGCCGGATCCGATACGTGGGCGACGAGTTACGCGCTCTCGAAAGCGATAGAAAAGATCGGCGGCGTCGATCTCGTCATATGCGGCAAGCAGGCGATCGACGGCGATACGGCGCAGGTCGGTCCGGGGATCGCGTCGAAACTCGGCATGATGCAGGCCGCAAACGTGTTCTGCGTCGATGACGTTTCGGCGGAGTGCGTGACGGTGAAGCGGATGAATGAGCGCGGATACGACGTGCTCCGCCTCAAGCTTCCGGCGCTTATAACTGTCGTGAAGGATATCAACTTTCCGAGGATTCCGACGCTCAAAAACGCCAGGGCAGCCAGAAGGAAAGAAATACCGCTTCTGAAACCTGCGGATATCGGCGCCGATCCGGATAAGCTGGGGCTTGCCGCGTCTCCGACACGGGTGGTGAAGACCGCTCCTCCGGCGGTCAGAGAAGGCGAGACGCTGAATATCGCGGGCGACCCGAAGGACGCTGCCGCCGCGCTCGTGACCGAACTGTGCGGGCGGGGACTTCTGTGA